The following proteins are encoded in a genomic region of Necator americanus strain Aroian chromosome II, whole genome shotgun sequence:
- a CDS encoding hypothetical protein (NECATOR_CHRII.G7107.T2), translating into MGVHYKSKMLTRRCSVICARQLSAKQLVYAEYGDPAKVLKLQRIDLNDTPPAGHVHVKWIAAPINPADINTLQGVYPIKPQLPAVAGNEGYGRVEKVGDGVKSLQVGDHVLPSRSGLGIWRSDGHHKEAELFPIDNTLPLEASATLQVNPPTAYRMLKDFVDLKPGDTVIQNGANSAVGKAVIQICRLRGFRSINVVRKREDMTPLVSELKSLGADEIITEEGLIKEYRGKIKDVRLALNCVGGKSALLLSSTLGFRGCMVTYGGMSKQPLQIPTGPLIFKDIRLAGFWMSRWYEDPKNIEERKRMYTELGDWIKAGELRPPDLEKRSIEQGPAHMFAEHIRWVGRGHSSKSEHETGKGARKLGTLSRALWVERAGKSYPSRASSYNGNVLTYDASTPIDQRDRCIRFYASKAFQVDEGNKGRRYPANPDPTRSDVVQAANPGGIQLLGWAHPASQNGGDW; encoded by the exons ATGGGAGTGCATTATAAATC CAAA ATGTTGACGCGACGTTGTAGTGTAATTTGTGCTCGTCAGCTTTCCGCAAAACAGTTAGTATATGCTGAATATGGTGATCCTGCGAAG GTGTTGAAACTCCAAAGAATTGACTTGAATGACACTCCTCCAGCTGGGCATGTACATGTGAAGTGGATTGCAGCTCCTATAAATCCTGCAGACATAAATACGCTGCAAGGTGTGTATCCCATAAAACCGCAGCTTCCTGCAGTCGCTGGGAATGAGGGATATGGACGCGTTGAGAAG GTTGGCGACGGTGTGAAAAGTCTCCAAGTTGGGGACCACGTTTTACCCTCGCGGTCGGGGTTAGGTATTTGGAGAAGCGATGGTCATCACAAAGAAGCCGAATTGTTTCCCATAGACAACACTTTGCCCCTAGAAGCTAGCGCCACCCTTCAG GTGAATCCTCCGACAGCTTACCGGATGCTTAAGGACTTCGTTGATTTGAAGCCTGGAGATACTGTCATTCAAAATGGAGCCAATTCAGCTGTAGGAAAGGCAGTAATCCAG ATCTGCCGTTTGCGCGGTTTTCGTTCCATAAATGTGGTTCGTAAAAGAGAAGACATGACACCACTAGTTAGCGAATTGAAGTCGCTGGGCGCTGATGAAATTATCACCGAAGAAGGACTAATTAAAGAGTATCG AGGTAAGATCAAGGACGTACGTTTGGCGCTCAATTGTGTAGGAGGGAAATCTGCTTTATTGTTATCTAGCACTCTTGGATTTCGGGGTTGCATGGTCACCTATGGAGGAATGAGCAAACAACCATTACAG ATCCCAACGGGACCTCTTATTTTCAAGGACATTCGTTTGGCAGGCTTCTGGATGTCCCGATGGTATGAGGATCCGAAGAATATCGAG GAACGCAAACGAATGTACACTGAATTAGGGGATTGGATAAAGGCTGGGGAGCTTCGTCCACCAGATCTGGAGAAACGTAGCATTGAGCA AGGACCGGCCCACATGTTTGCTGAACATATCCGCTGGGTCGGAAGAGGACATTCCTCTAAGTCGGAGCACGAAACCGGCAAGGGTGCGCGGAAACTCGGAAcactctcaagggctctgtgggta gAGAGGGCGGGGAAAAgctatcctagtcgtgcatcgtcgTACAATGgcaatgtcctcacatacgacgcgtccacacctatCGACCAGCGCGACAgatgcattcgtttctacgcgtCAAAGGCTTTCCAAGTCGACGAAGGGAACAAGGGCAGGCGGTACCCGGCAAACCCAGACCCGACACGGtcggatgtggtccaagcagcgaaccctggcggaatccagctgtTAGGCTGGGCTCATCCAGCGTCCCAGAACGGAGGAGACTGGTAA
- a CDS encoding hypothetical protein (NECATOR_CHRII.G7106.T1), whose protein sequence is MGADDKRDRIKILQVSNISVTATKDQIFTMFQYIGRIEEMKVYPSDMNITSSTTSKCAFIKYDDDRAVEVGQHLTNTVLIDRAIVCAPFLQSTIPDEATFINSGGPVTAGQRQLPPHVTNKVQELEDGSSVLLTVDPQMEALGLPAYPPLPGNTDLAKVEEIRRTIYVGNLPKGVDGQAVLDFFNNFVGEVMYLRMATGPDTLPCAYAYIEFTNQTSVPIALQNNGIDYQGRPLRIQHSRVAIIKPQAKSADQALEEVEEAIRMGKNRRSRSRSPLRRRRTPSPRRRSKSPRRKRSQSRSRDRKRSRSRSRDRKRSRSRDKKRSRSRDRRRSRSRDRRSRRSRSRDKKRERSRSRDRKKEKEKEKDKKEKKRSRSRDRKKDKDAKRDRSSDRKKEKEKDKKEKEKSKEAKVEDLDEETLRERLLEKAAVRSGKEGSESDHESEADKGDKTPSKIKNERKRRRSDSD, encoded by the exons ATGGGGGCCGATGATAAAAGGGATAGAATCAAAATTCTTCAAGTGTCAAATATATCTGTCACAGCAACAAAGGACCAAATCTTCACAATGTTTCAGTATATAGGAAGAATTGAGGAGATGAAG gtGTATCCTTCGGATATGAACATCACTTCTTCCACAACTTCCAAGTGCGCTTTCATAAAGTATGATGACGATCGAGCTGTTGAAGTAGGACAACACCTTACGAATACCGTACTCATTGATCGTGCTATAGTTTGTGCACCTTTTCTTCAAA GTACGATTCCCGACGAAGCTACGTTTATTAACTCCGGAGGTCCTGTCACAGCAGGGCAACGTCAGCTGCCCCCGCATGTCACTAACAAGGTACAGGAGCTGGAGGATGGTTCATCTGTG TTGCTTACAGTGGATCCACAAATGGAAGCTCTTGGTCTTCCCGCGTATCCTCCACTGCCTGGTAACACTGACTTAGCGAAGGTAGAGGAAATAAGAAGGACTATCTATGTTGGAAACCTACCTAAAGGAGTGGACGGACAAGCCGTTCTGGatttcttcaataattttgTAGGGGAG GTCATGTATCTCCGAATGGCTACGGGTCCCGACACTCTCCCTTGTGCATATGCCTATATTGAATTCACCAATCAAACTTCAGTACCGATCGCTCTTCAGAACAATGGTATTGACTATCAGGGAAGGCCGTTGCG TATTCAACACTCACGTGTGGCAATCATCAAACCGCAAGCAAAGTCTGCCGACCAAGCGTTGGAGGAAGTAGAGGAAGCCATTCGAATGGGAAAGA ACCGCCGTTCACGTTCTCGTTCACCTCTACGCCGCCGTCGTACACCATCCCCACGTCGTCGAAGTAAGTCGCCACGTCGCAAGAGGAGCCAGTCACGGTCTCGAGACCGAAAAAGGAGCCGATCGAGATCGAGAGATCGAAAAAGAAGCCGTTCACGCGACAAAAAGCGCAGCCGAAGTCGGGACAGAAGGAGAAGTCGAAGCCG TGATCGTCGTAGTAGACGTTCTCGGTCCCGAGATAAGAAGCGCGAACGAAGTAGATCGCGcgacagaaagaaagagaaggaaaaggaaaaggacaagaaggagaagaaaagaagtagaagtcGTGATCGAAAGAAAGATAAG GATGCAAAGCGCGACCGCAGCTCGGatcggaaaaaagagaaggagaaagacaaaaaggaaaaagagaagtccAAG GAGGCAAAGGTTGAGGATCTCGATGAAGAAACGTTGCGAGAGCGCTTACTTGAAAAAGCAGCTGTTCGAAGTGGAAAAGAGGG GTCTGAAAGTGACCACGAAAGCGAAGCTGATAAGGGTGACAAGACACCAAGcaagataaaaaatgaaaggaagagaagacgCAGTGATAGTGATTAA
- a CDS encoding hypothetical protein (NECATOR_CHRII.G7108.T1), translating into MGIAHGATRAEIDHILTNRRWCLLTFVVPSFCSGSDHRLLRAKIRLSHTMEKNICLATKEKEVVYDDCVLEDSLSQVTGTSRRTQRGLRDAARGLRACAERASKSRTTNLDRISKTTKELLERRRTLRLDPMHRTLSG; encoded by the coding sequence atgggaatcgcccatggcgcgactcgtgcggagatcgaccacatactcaccaaccggaggtggtgtctactgaCGTtcgtagtaccatccttttgtagtggttctgatcaccgtctccttcgtgcgaaaatacgacttagccacacgatggaaaagaacatctgcttggcaacgaaggagaaagaagtcgtctacgacgattgcgtactcgaggactccctgtcccaGGTGACTGgtacatcgaggaggacccaacgtggactacgagatgctgctcgaggattacgagcctgtgctgaacgtgcctcgaagtcgcgcacgacaaacttggatcgaatttcgaagaccaccaaggaattgttggaaagaagaaggactttgaggcttgatccgatgcatcgcacattgagcggttag
- a CDS encoding hypothetical protein (NECATOR_CHRII.G7104.T1), which produces MADDGVNPKAYPLADTQLSQKLLDLVQQAMNYKQLKKGANEATKTLNRGIAEVIIMAADAEPLEIILHLPLLCEDKNVPYVFVRSKAALGRACGVTRPVIAVSITQNEGSQLKSQIQKLKEDVEKLLI; this is translated from the exons atggccgaTGATGGAGTGAATCCGAAGGCCTATCCACTCGCAGATACTCAGCTGTCTCAGAAACTTCTGGATCTTGTTCAACAGGCTATGAATTATAAGCAGTTAAAGAAAGGCGCGAATGAAGCCACTAAGACTCTGAATAGAGGCATTGCCGAG GTAATCATTATGGCAGCAGACGCGGAACCTCTGGAGATCATTCTGCACCTTCCCCTACTTTGCGAAGACAAGAATGTCCCCTACGTTTTTGTTCGAAGCAAAGCTGCTCTTGGGCGTGCATGCGGCGTTACTCGACCAGTTATTGCTGTATCGATCACACAGAATGAAGGATCTCAGCTCAAAtctcaaattcaaaaactaaaagaagATGTGGAAAAACTTCTTATTTGA
- a CDS encoding hypothetical protein (NECATOR_CHRII.G7105.T2), with protein MFASFGYKRFKAGNKILEDEPRSGRPTAVSFDKLKNLAEQHPYEGVRYFAASLGCLLSTMSNGLRSLGMVKKLDQWLPHALSDGNRQRRLDNCTQPLSRSRRFDWLDTIVTGDERWVPYVNHTHKRAWCAGDEMPDPFVKSEIHEKKVMVSVWWGVHGIYRFELLPDNMTITAEVYCAQLQRLAEKIRKEHPGLDNVRLLHNNARPHIAKTSQKILELGWEVLPHALYSPDLAPSDYHLFRSLQHHLEEKRHDDRDHLENDLQAFFASKSPEFYNKDRDLVRRWQKVVDVDGDYFAE; from the exons ATGTTTGCATCATTTGGGTACAAG cgcttcaaagccggaaacaagatactcgaagatgagcctcgctctggtcgaccgactgcagtATCGTTCGacaaactgaagaatctggcggagcagcatccatatgaaggtgtgcggtattttgctgccagtcttggctgtttgCTGTCCACcatgagcaatggactgcgatctctcggaatggtgaaaaagctcgatcagtggctcccacatgcattgagcgacgggaaccgccaaagacgcctggacaaCTGCACTCAGccgctctccagaagccgcagattcgactggctggacaccattgtcactggagatgaaagaTGGGTCccctacgtcaaccacacccacaaacgtgcgtggtgcgctggcgatgaaatgccggatcctttcgtgaaaagtgaaatccatgaaaagaaGGTCATGgtgagcgtctggtggggagttcatggaatctaccgcttcgaactgctgccggacaacatgacaattactgccgaggtctactgcgctcaactgcaaagactggccgagaagatccgcaaggagcacccggggctcgacaacgttcgcctgctgcacaataacgcgcgccctcacatcgcgaagacttcccagaaaattctggagctcggatgggaagttctaccgcacgcactgtacagcccggacctggcTCCGAGCGACTACCATCTCTTcagatcgcttcagcatcacttggaagagaagcgccacgatgatcgtgaccacctcgaaaatgaccttcaggctttcttcgcctccaagtcgccggagttctacaaCAAAgaccgtgatcttgtgagacgttggcagaaggttgtcgatgttgatggagattatttcgccgaataa
- a CDS encoding hypothetical protein (NECATOR_CHRII.G7105.T1): MFASFGYKAWFQRFKAGNKILEDEPRSGRPTAVSFDKLKNLAEQHPYEGVRYFAASLGCLLSTMSNGLRSLGMVKKLDQWLPHALSDGNRQRRLDNCTQPLSRSRRFDWLDTIVTGDERWVPYVNHTHKRAWCAGDEMPDPFVKSEIHEKKVMVSVWWGVHGIYRFELLPDNMTITAEVYCAQLQRLAEKIRKEHPGLDNVRLLHNNARPHIAKTSQKILELGWEVLPHALYSPDLAPSDYHLFRSLQHHLEEKRHDDRDHLENDLQAFFASKSPEFYNKDRDLVRRWQKVVDVDGDYFAE, from the exons ATGTTTGCATCATTTGGGTACAAG gcctggttccagcgcttcaaagccggaaacaagatactcgaagatgagcctcgctctggtcgaccgactgcagtATCGTTCGacaaactgaagaatctggcggagcagcatccatatgaaggtgtgcggtattttgctgccagtcttggctgtttgCTGTCCACcatgagcaatggactgcgatctctcggaatggtgaaaaagctcgatcagtggctcccacatgcattgagcgacgggaaccgccaaagacgcctggacaaCTGCACTCAGccgctctccagaagccgcagattcgactggctggacaccattgtcactggagatgaaagaTGGGTCccctacgtcaaccacacccacaaacgtgcgtggtgcgctggcgatgaaatgccggatcctttcgtgaaaagtgaaatccatgaaaagaaGGTCATGgtgagcgtctggtggggagttcatggaatctaccgcttcgaactgctgccggacaacatgacaattactgccgaggtctactgcgctcaactgcaaagactggccgagaagatccgcaaggagcacccggggctcgacaacgttcgcctgctgcacaataacgcgcgccctcacatcgcgaagacttcccagaaaattctggagctcggatgggaagttctaccgcacgcactgtacagcccggacctggcTCCGAGCGACTACCATCTCTTcagatcgcttcagcatcacttggaagagaagcgccacgatgatcgtgaccacctcgaaaatgaccttcaggctttcttcgcctccaagtcgccggagttctacaaCAAAgaccgtgatcttgtgagacgttggcagaaggttgtcgatgttgatggagattatttcgccgaataa
- a CDS encoding hypothetical protein (NECATOR_CHRII.G7106.T2) has protein sequence MEQILRKSTLARSTECGHVVKKQRVARRTELPVFAYVKARMGADDKRDRIKILQVSNISVTATKDQIFTMFQYIGRIEEMKVYPSDMNITSSTTSKCAFIKYDDDRAVEVGQHLTNTVLIDRAIVCAPFLQSTIPDEATFINSGGPVTAGQRQLPPHVTNKVQELEDGSSVLLTVDPQMEALGLPAYPPLPGNTDLAKVEEIRRTIYVGNLPKGVDGQAVLDFFNNFVGEVMYLRMATGPDTLPCAYAYIEFTNQTSVPIALQNNGIDYQGRPLRIQHSRVAIIKPQAKSADQALEEVEEAIRMGKNRRSRSRSPLRRRRTPSPRRRSKSPRRKRSQSRSRDRKRSRSRSRDRKRSRSRDKKRSRSRDRRRSRSRDRRSRRSRSRDKKRERSRSRDRKKEKEKEKDKKEKKRSRSRDRKKDKDAKRDRSSDRKKEKEKDKKEKEKSKEAKVEDLDEETLRERLLEKAAVRSGKEGSESDHESEADKGDKTPSKIKNERKRRRSDSD, from the exons ATGGAGCAAATACTGAGGAAGTCCACACTGGCAAGATCGACCGAGTGTGGACACGTCGTTAAGAAACAGCGGGTTGCACGTCGCACTGAATTACCAGTG TTCGCCTACGTCAAG GCAAGGATGGGGGCCGATGATAAAAGGGATAGAATCAAAATTCTTCAAGTGTCAAATATATCTGTCACAGCAACAAAGGACCAAATCTTCACAATGTTTCAGTATATAGGAAGAATTGAGGAGATGAAG gtGTATCCTTCGGATATGAACATCACTTCTTCCACAACTTCCAAGTGCGCTTTCATAAAGTATGATGACGATCGAGCTGTTGAAGTAGGACAACACCTTACGAATACCGTACTCATTGATCGTGCTATAGTTTGTGCACCTTTTCTTCAAA GTACGATTCCCGACGAAGCTACGTTTATTAACTCCGGAGGTCCTGTCACAGCAGGGCAACGTCAGCTGCCCCCGCATGTCACTAACAAGGTACAGGAGCTGGAGGATGGTTCATCTGTG TTGCTTACAGTGGATCCACAAATGGAAGCTCTTGGTCTTCCCGCGTATCCTCCACTGCCTGGTAACACTGACTTAGCGAAGGTAGAGGAAATAAGAAGGACTATCTATGTTGGAAACCTACCTAAAGGAGTGGACGGACAAGCCGTTCTGGatttcttcaataattttgTAGGGGAG GTCATGTATCTCCGAATGGCTACGGGTCCCGACACTCTCCCTTGTGCATATGCCTATATTGAATTCACCAATCAAACTTCAGTACCGATCGCTCTTCAGAACAATGGTATTGACTATCAGGGAAGGCCGTTGCG TATTCAACACTCACGTGTGGCAATCATCAAACCGCAAGCAAAGTCTGCCGACCAAGCGTTGGAGGAAGTAGAGGAAGCCATTCGAATGGGAAAGA ACCGCCGTTCACGTTCTCGTTCACCTCTACGCCGCCGTCGTACACCATCCCCACGTCGTCGAAGTAAGTCGCCACGTCGCAAGAGGAGCCAGTCACGGTCTCGAGACCGAAAAAGGAGCCGATCGAGATCGAGAGATCGAAAAAGAAGCCGTTCACGCGACAAAAAGCGCAGCCGAAGTCGGGACAGAAGGAGAAGTCGAAGCCG TGATCGTCGTAGTAGACGTTCTCGGTCCCGAGATAAGAAGCGCGAACGAAGTAGATCGCGcgacagaaagaaagagaaggaaaaggaaaaggacaagaaggagaagaaaagaagtagaagtcGTGATCGAAAGAAAGATAAG GATGCAAAGCGCGACCGCAGCTCGGatcggaaaaaagagaaggagaaagacaaaaaggaaaaagagaagtccAAG GAGGCAAAGGTTGAGGATCTCGATGAAGAAACGTTGCGAGAGCGCTTACTTGAAAAAGCAGCTGTTCGAAGTGGAAAAGAGGG GTCTGAAAGTGACCACGAAAGCGAAGCTGATAAGGGTGACAAGACACCAAGcaagataaaaaatgaaaggaagagaagacgCAGTGATAGTGATTAA
- a CDS encoding hypothetical protein (NECATOR_CHRII.G7107.T1), which translates to MEKGDDLKVSAANVICARQLSAKQLVYAEYGDPAKVLKLQRIDLNDTPPAGHVHVKWIAAPINPADINTLQGVYPIKPQLPAVAGNEGYGRVEKVGDGVKSLQVGDHVLPSRSGLGIWRSDGHHKEAELFPIDNTLPLEASATLQVNPPTAYRMLKDFVDLKPGDTVIQNGANSAVGKAVIQICRLRGFRSINVVRKREDMTPLVSELKSLGADEIITEEGLIKEYRGKIKDVRLALNCVGGKSALLLSSTLGFRGCMVTYGGMSKQPLQIPTGPLIFKDIRLAGFWMSRWYEDPKNIEERKRMYTELGDWIKAGELRPPDLEKRSIEQYAEALETAASKFDKKQLFLL; encoded by the exons atggagaagggtgatGATCTCAAAGTGTCTGCAGCAAA TGTAATTTGTGCTCGTCAGCTTTCCGCAAAACAGTTAGTATATGCTGAATATGGTGATCCTGCGAAG GTGTTGAAACTCCAAAGAATTGACTTGAATGACACTCCTCCAGCTGGGCATGTACATGTGAAGTGGATTGCAGCTCCTATAAATCCTGCAGACATAAATACGCTGCAAGGTGTGTATCCCATAAAACCGCAGCTTCCTGCAGTCGCTGGGAATGAGGGATATGGACGCGTTGAGAAG GTTGGCGACGGTGTGAAAAGTCTCCAAGTTGGGGACCACGTTTTACCCTCGCGGTCGGGGTTAGGTATTTGGAGAAGCGATGGTCATCACAAAGAAGCCGAATTGTTTCCCATAGACAACACTTTGCCCCTAGAAGCTAGCGCCACCCTTCAG GTGAATCCTCCGACAGCTTACCGGATGCTTAAGGACTTCGTTGATTTGAAGCCTGGAGATACTGTCATTCAAAATGGAGCCAATTCAGCTGTAGGAAAGGCAGTAATCCAG ATCTGCCGTTTGCGCGGTTTTCGTTCCATAAATGTGGTTCGTAAAAGAGAAGACATGACACCACTAGTTAGCGAATTGAAGTCGCTGGGCGCTGATGAAATTATCACCGAAGAAGGACTAATTAAAGAGTATCG AGGTAAGATCAAGGACGTACGTTTGGCGCTCAATTGTGTAGGAGGGAAATCTGCTTTATTGTTATCTAGCACTCTTGGATTTCGGGGTTGCATGGTCACCTATGGAGGAATGAGCAAACAACCATTACAG ATCCCAACGGGACCTCTTATTTTCAAGGACATTCGTTTGGCAGGCTTCTGGATGTCCCGATGGTATGAGGATCCGAAGAATATCGAG GAACGCAAACGAATGTACACTGAATTAGGGGATTGGATAAAGGCTGGGGAGCTTCGTCCACCAGATCTGGAGAAACGTAGCATTGAGCAGTATGCAGAAGCTTTGGAGACTGCAGCTTCCAAATTTGATAAAAAGCAGTTATTTCTCCTATAG